The Fibrobacter sp. UWB5 genomic sequence TAGCGTGAATTTGCAATCAACTCCATCGGTCGCGCTGGTGCAGAATAAGGCGTTTTTGTTTTCTTCGAGAATCGCGCCGCAGAGCGGGCACTTGTATTCTGTTTTTTGTCCGTGGAACTTGCCATCGCTTTCGAATTCAAATTGAATATTGAAATCCTTATCGACCGAAAGCTTCGCTGAAAATTCGGTGCCTTTCTTGCTCTTGAATCCAGAAACCGGTCCGACGGTTTCGCCGGCGAGCAGTTTCTTGATCTCGGCGTGGGCAAGCATCTTGCCTGCCACGGTGTGCCCGAATCGGAATCCGCATTCGGGCTTGGGGCACACGTAGCCCCACGGGGCTACATCGAGCGCGCTCCCGCACTTGGGACATGGAATGCTTTCGGTTACGGTTTCGCGCTCGAACTGGCAGCCGTATCGCGCATGCAAATCGGCGAACAGCTGCTTCACGTATTCAACGATTCCGTCGCGGAATTCTGCAGGCGCGAGCACGCCCTTTTCTACTTGCGAAAGCTTGTATTCCCATTCGCCGGTCATTTCGGGCGACTTGACTTTTTCATCCATCAAGGCGATGACTTCGCGCCCGCGGGTGGTACTCACCAGGTAATTCTTTTGCGCTTCGATAAATCCGCGTTTCTTGAGCGTTTCGATAATGCCTGCTTGCGTTGCCGGCGTACCCAAGCCGCGGTCCTTCATGGCTTCGGCAAGTTCTTCGTTTTCGATCTGCTTGCCTGCGGTTTTCATCGCGGCCAGGAGCGTCGCTTCGGTATAGTACTTGGGCTTGCTCTTCTTTTTCTTTTGCAGTTCTACGCTGTCAAAAGGCGCGTGTTCGCCGACGGCCCATTCCGGGAAAGTTTCCACCAGGTTTGTAATTTCGTCGTTGTCGCCCTTGCCTTCGGACTCCCCGCTTTTTTCGCCGCTGGATTCGTCCTTCTTTTTCCCTTTCTTCTTTTCTTCCTTGACGAGGGCGCGGAATCCCAAATCCTCATTGCGCTTGAGCTTCAAACGGAATAGGTCTTTTTCGGTGTTGAGCGCGATTTCCATTTCGTCCCACACGTACGGCTTCAGCCATGCCTGCACAAAACGCTCCTTGGCCAGGTCGTAAATCTTCTGCTCCATTTCGGGCAAATCGTTCGGGGCTTCTCCGGTGGGGATAATGGCAAAGTGGTCTGTCACCTTGCTTGAATTGATAAAGACGAAATTCTCGTCGAAGGTGCGGAAAATCTTTTGCTGCTCCGGGTTTGCCAATTTTTGAGCAAGGGCGTAGGCTTCTTGCTTCATGGTGTCGGGCAGGTACTGCGAATCGGTACGCGGGTAGGTGAGCAGTTTCTTTTCGTACAGGTTCTGCGCGCAATCCAGAACTTGCTGGGCGCTGTATTTAAAACGCTTGTTGCCCTCTTTCTGCAATTCGGTCAAGTCAAAAGGCTTTTGCGGGAACTGCTTCTTTTGCTGGGTATCGATTTTGGCGATCGCGGCTTCTGTCGGCGGATTGCATCGTGCCACCACCGCATTCGCTTCCGTCTCTTTTTCGAAGACGGCGACTTTGTCGTCCTTGAGCAATTGGGCCTGGAATCCTTTCCATGTGCCCACGACGCTGTAGTAGTACAGTTCCTTGAATTGCTCCACGATGGTATCGCGTTCTACAATCAGGTTCAGGGTCGGCGTCTGTACTCGTCCCACCGAAATCATCTTGCCGCGCCCTGCGGTGAGCGTGTAGGCGCGTGTCGCGTTCAGGCCCACCATCCAGTCGGCTCGCTGCCTTAAGCGGGCTGCATAGCTTAAATTCAAGCGCTGGGAGGCGTCTTCCAAGTTCTTCCAGGCCTTGTCCAAGTCTTTGGCCACATAGCTGTTCACCCACAGGCGCTTGATGGTCTTTTGCTTAAAAGAGGGTGTGTAATCGAGCACCAAGTCAAAAATCAAGTTACCTTCGCGACCGGCATCCGCGCCGTTCACCAGAACGTCGGCTTGCTCCATCATCTGGCGCACCACATTCAGTTGCTTCTTGGTGCTCTCGATTTCCATGAGCTTGAATTTCTCGGGGAGCAGGGGCAAATTCGAAAGCCGCCAGCCGCCTTCGAATCCGGGGTAGGCGTCAAGAGGCGCAAGGGTAATCAGGTGACCCACGCACCAGGTGATGCAGTGGTTCTTGCCAATCAAGCATCCGTCGCCCTGGGTAAATTTTTCCCCTTCCAACCGCTCCAGCATGGGGCGGTAGTGTTGGTTTGCGACAGACGGTTTTTCGGCGACAAGCAGGATCACGTTTCAACGTCCAAAAGAGATTTTTCCCAGGATTCCTTGGCGGCACGCAGTTTTTTGAGCGACTCGTCGTCGGCTCCACTTTGGTCGCGCATGTCCATAAGGTCGCGGTACCCTTGGGCGAGTACCTTGGCTTTAGGGTAGTCTTGAACTAGGGAGTCCAGTTCGTTTAGAATGGCCTGGTCCGAGTAAAGCCTCGCCACGCCTTCGAGCGAATGCAGAATGTAGTCCTCGCGACGGTTTTTTTGCTTGGCAAGCTTTGCTTCTTCAAATTCTAGGGGCAAAATCTTGTCGACCCATTCCGCTTCGGCCGTAAAGAGCTCGTTGTCTTCGGCAAGGGCGTCTTTTCGGCGGGTCAGTTCCTGCTGTTTTTTGATGAACGGCCTGTAAGAATCGATGTCTAAATCGACACCCTGTTTCTGGGAAAACTCTTTCAGATTTTTCAGGTTTGTTTCGGTCGGATTGTTCAAAAGGCATTCTTTCAAGACTGAAAGTTGGTCTTTGGCCGGAAGCTGCTTAAAGGATTCGCTTTTCATGCTCACATCCTTGATTTTTAGCCAAAAAATGCGCGCAAAGATGAGGGCCATTACGATGGTAAATAGGGTCGAAAACGTCATTATGGGCCATTATTTAGAAAAATGTGGAGACCTGTTACGCTTGCAAGTAAAAAATAAGTGTTTTCTGGCACGAACTTCCTGCAAATGCTTTGTTTAAACGATTTTTCACAATAAAAAGTTAATAAAATGCAAAAAAAAGGTGTATATTTAAGATGGAATATTCTAAACCTATAATTATGGGTAAGGTGATTGGATTATTATGAAATTGAATTCTGTTAAGCGTGTTGCACTTAGTGCGGCGTTGTTTGGACTTGTTGGGACTGTGACTTCGCAGGCA encodes the following:
- a CDS encoding type IA DNA topoisomerase, producing MILLVAEKPSVANQHYRPMLERLEGEKFTQGDGCLIGKNHCITWCVGHLITLAPLDAYPGFEGGWRLSNLPLLPEKFKLMEIESTKKQLNVVRQMMEQADVLVNGADAGREGNLIFDLVLDYTPSFKQKTIKRLWVNSYVAKDLDKAWKNLEDASQRLNLSYAARLRQRADWMVGLNATRAYTLTAGRGKMISVGRVQTPTLNLIVERDTIVEQFKELYYYSVVGTWKGFQAQLLKDDKVAVFEKETEANAVVARCNPPTEAAIAKIDTQQKKQFPQKPFDLTELQKEGNKRFKYSAQQVLDCAQNLYEKKLLTYPRTDSQYLPDTMKQEAYALAQKLANPEQQKIFRTFDENFVFINSSKVTDHFAIIPTGEAPNDLPEMEQKIYDLAKERFVQAWLKPYVWDEMEIALNTEKDLFRLKLKRNEDLGFRALVKEEKKKGKKKDESSGEKSGESEGKGDNDEITNLVETFPEWAVGEHAPFDSVELQKKKKSKPKYYTEATLLAAMKTAGKQIENEELAEAMKDRGLGTPATQAGIIETLKKRGFIEAQKNYLVSTTRGREVIALMDEKVKSPEMTGEWEYKLSQVEKGVLAPAEFRDGIVEYVKQLFADLHARYGCQFERETVTESIPCPKCGSALDVAPWGYVCPKPECGFRFGHTVAGKMLAHAEIKKLLAGETVGPVSGFKSKKGTEFSAKLSVDKDFNIQFEFESDGKFHGQKTEYKCPLCGAILEENKNALFCTSATDGVDCKFTLFKTVAGHALTAAEINELFTNGETPLIQDFKSKKGSDFAARLKWGEGENKGRTVFEFAHRNLPCPVCGDQLRFRTGTSNQGNGEANHAAYVCMNPQCGFGIPQVFYQRKFSDEEVEGLLKNKFTPVLEPFKKNDTTFRAALEIRDGGKLAFNKLTVEVISQK